The Humulus lupulus chromosome 7, drHumLupu1.1, whole genome shotgun sequence region CTGTTTTgatgaaaaaattattttgatttggaccaataataataataatattttttatacatataaATTCATGAGACAATTCATTCTATTGCCATAAAAAGAGGTgactttattttttaaattcatcTTGTACTAAACTTCatcataaaaatatatttcaaatCCATCTTGTATAGTGGAATGGTTAATAAAGTTGTTCTTTGACAAGAATTATGGGGATTCATCTAAAAATCATTTGGTGATTAGTGTAGTTACTCGTATTTATGAATGACTCAATATTTTTAGACAAATGCTAAGGGGCACCACTTGTACCCAATACCACAAGGAGGTGGCACGCTGCTATTGTGCAATCCAATATCGAGTTCCtacacatttgaatttaataagtattatgaggtaTCGCGCGCTAACCAACCATATGGTATCACCTCATATGGTGTTGGGCACCTTAAGGTGCCAAATAGCAAAACGCATATTATTATACTTGTTTTATGTGGGATACCATACTCGAATATCCGACCCCCTCAAGATGGTAGCTACTTTTGCTCACAAATTTTGAACACTGGATCACAAGTGGCCAAttctcatttgttttttttttaatttcaagtgTTTTCTTGCACTATGCGGGTCTCAtacaatttttgtttttaatttggcTCATTATTTGGATTAGTATGGATCGAATGCCCCCACAAATATGACTCAAAATATCATGACAAGAATCATGGGGttcatctaaaaaccaattgatGATTAGTAGAGTTACTCATATTCTTATAAATGACTTAGGGACCATTTGGTATGAGGAGTTCACAATTTTCATATTACTAGGAATGTTGAAGAGAGTAATCTGATAGTCTGGAAACTTACATCaatgtgtttggttgtgcactgGAATCTTATCTATGATTCCTGTGAATAACACTTTGtgggtgtttgttttgagtagttaaGTTATCTTGGAAAGTGTAGAGGGACTTAGAATGGatgtaatattaaactcttgtaTACAAAAGTGTTCACTTAACGTTTAAAATACATGTGGGGCCCatacaaattattaactttacctcCTTAAAATTTGAACAAAACATAGGAAGTGTTTTATATTTTCATTGCCACAtttactttaccccataccaaacaTAATAATCTGTCACGTTTtcctaaaattaatataataatatatttcatcaaaataataaataatataattaaaaaaagaaacatgacattttaaaaaattaccaaatttttcattagattataatttataaacaattttactcatgaaatatttttttaacaaattaaaaaatacaGTTATTGtatactagaatcaagtataatttttaaaaatacaaaaatacccttatttgATTTTTAATAATGTTTCATTTGTTATGTTAAACTAAAGTAAAGATATAAAAGTTTAACatatcaatttctttaaataaacaaatattatttatcatattataGTTTAATATATGTacatttgtttttatattataagtttcaaaaataaaataagtcattaattaaaaaattattggtttaagatgatttcttaaaaaaaaaaaaaaaatttgaagtaTTTTACATACTTGAGTATCTGAAAACCACTTGTCAGACATGTTTCACTTGAACCTAGAATCAGGAAAAGTTAAAATCCCTGAAGTATAATTTCTCACgttagaaaaactcaaacccaGTACCAAATATGAGAAAGTGTTCAAATTCTCATTTCCATATCCAGATTCTTGCATACCAAACGACCTTTTAATATTCTTACACTTGTTACACGTGGGACATCATACTCCAATTTTCTTCAACTTATTTTGTAATTAGAATTATTTATAACTAATTTTGTCAAGTTCTGTtattggttttaaaattttaattaatgcatatgatgcattaAAAAAACTGGAGATGAATCAAAATGGAAATATAATCTTCAACAAGATAAGAGATATATTTGACCAGACAATAATTTATTGCAAAACTGAAAACAAGCATACAAAATGTAAAATAAATGTGGAAAAAAATAGATAATTTATTAAATTCCTCTAGCTCCTCTTCTCCTCAGCCAATTTAGTTGTTGTTGTCATACCAAAACTGTTTCTGGAGTTTGTCAATCACATTCTTGTCAACTTGGAAAGCCTTGGCAAGCACATCAGGATTGATAGAAGGATCTGAACCAAACACAGAGTTTGCAATGGTAATAGTTCCAGCATTTTGGCTGCTCAGACCAGCGAAAGCAATGGCTGGGATGTGTCTTGGATTGAATTGAAAGTGAATCATACCCATTGGGAACACAAACACATCTCCCTCATTCAAAACCTTAGTAAACAGTCGGTTTTCATCTTGGTTCGATGACACAAAGCCCACATAGAGAGTTCCCTTAGCGACTACTACGATTTCAGAGCCACGAGGATGAGTGTGAGGTGGATTTTGGCCGAATGGTGCATAGTCAATTCGAGCCAATGTTATTCCAAGAGTGTTGAGTCCTGGAATCTTGTCCACATTCAGTTGTGTCACATTGGATCCAACTGGGTTGTTTGTATCTCTTGGAACGTTGAGCCCAGAAAAGAAGAAATCCTCAGCCTTGGCAAGCATAGGATCCTTGCAGACTTTCCCATTCACAAACACTGCATTAGGAAAAGAACAACATTTGTTAGTGTGAAAATACTATATTTACAAAAAACAAAACTAGTATTAATGATATAGGTAGCaggcatatataaatatatattacgtACAAGCTTTGTGGGGATCATCTACAGCAACACAGAAGTCTTGGAGAGGACTTGGGTCAGAGGCAGAGGCTATGGAGGTTGCCAAAGCCAAGACAGCTAGTGAAAGAAGGAATTGGACACCTTTCATGCTTGAGTTTATCAATATACTATAGTATATAGATATCTCTCTTTAAATTCTCTAGTATGTTATTTGAGCCAGAGGTGGGTTGAGAAATCTTGGACTAGAATCTATCCATTTATAGATGTGCGTCTCTGAACTTATCTTACCTGATATAAAAGACttggttgttgttttttttttcagactTTTTCCCTTAAAATATAATAATGATATCTAATCTACACAGAAGAGTAGATAAATTTTGATTCAATGACTTGTTATTATATTTAGAATATTGACCATAATCCAACTGCTGATCATCATACAGATGTAGTTCTTTTAGTCTCAAGTTTTATTTCTAATTTCTTCCAGAATGAAACTTTTTCAACTTCGAAATGGTAATCATTTCAATTATctacaatatatatgtatatatatatataacaaatatcataattatatatTCATGTGTGACTATGTCATCATTAGttatttctttttaaagaatttgTTAATGGTACCGGTTCTACTGTAACTTATAATATCTCTATTCTTACAGTCATGCATGACATATCATAGTCCTAAGGTAAGATCTAATCTTTTCCAAGATTAGTCCTATTACGAATAattgatataatatatatatatataatatatattttgcatgcatgttatttataattgaaaatcgTTCGTAATCCTCAATTTATATTTGATTTCAACATTGGGAATGAAActtgtgaattagtatgcattcACAGTGTGGTTAAATTGGAGCAGTTAAATTACCATATATCAATTGTGAAGATTTATTATTTTTGTCGGGTAAGTGTTGGCCTGTCTCGACTTTCCTACTTGTAAAAAAATAGTGATAATAAATATTATAGAATTTCAATCGAATTATTAATCCTTTTAGTTAGACATAAAATTGAGAAAATTTTCTCTTTTGCTGCAATTTTTTAGTTGAATTTGGGGATATTAATTTTGGATGCCTCAAAGTCTTTCAATTagaaaattgaaaattttcttcTGAACTATGGCGTTTGTAGTGTTTTGCCTTCAAAATTTGTTTCGTTGCAAAAATTTCTCTTAAACTTTAACAATTATATTGCAAATGTGTCTCTTTGGTtgcattttattcattttttcaaAACATTTTCCTCATGTATAGAATTGATGTTGCGCTAATGTGGCAGGATTCAACAGTCTACATATACAAAATACATACATATGTATATGCATTCTtagaactaattttttttttggtaactcAGCAGTGTATTTCATTACTTTCAAAACCAATTTACAAACAAATGGCACCCATTAAGGCCCAAACATACTTCTGTTAACCTTAGAACTAATTTTTGCATGCATGTTTAGCGTCAAtaaatttgattttgattataACTTCAACTAGTTAAATAGACTCTATCGTATTGTATCTATGCGTGTGACATGTGGTCACATAGCAAACTGTTTTAAAAAATGAACAGAATGCATGTAACAAAAGATGTATGTTTGCAATGATTATCATAATTTGAGAGGCGTTTTTGCCACAAAAAATAGTTTAGAAGACAAATTTGTTATTTTGTCTATTATTTTAGACAAAATAATATAGTTCTAGGAGAAAATTTGTTATTTTGTCTATTATTTTATAAACAGAAACCAAAGACTTGGTCTCTAAGGAATATAGAGATCGAACCAGTCAAGTCTAGGCGATGAAATTATTAAGCAataatgaagaagaaaaaaagaaaattaaattatTGACGATGTATGTATGTGTCTCTTTACTGATTGAAATGGTTAAGGTTAACTCTATTGTTTCAATTTTCAGATACATACACTACAAAAAAAAcgtcctataccgagaacatagtACCGAGTACAAGTTCTCGGTATAGATCTTTTACACACCTGCCTCCTTCACGCGGTTTTTTTCATTCTAGTATGTGTACCGatgaccctataccgagaacatattctcggtatagggtctttaCCGAGGTCTTTACCGAGGACGTGTACTCGGTATAGTTAATTCAGACTCCCGCCTTTTTTACGCGGTTATTTCATTTTAGTTTGTGTACCgaggaccctataccgagaacatgttctcggtatagggtctttaTAATCTTCATCTTCCCCAAACAGAGAGCTCATTTCTCTGAAACGGAAAAACTCCAAACCCCGTTTTCTCCGCCCCCCATTTCTGTTTTGCTGGATTTCGGCCCCCACAAACTTTGTTTTTGGTCAAAGTTTCCCTTCCAAAGGTGATTTACGTGGCTATAAGGCTTATTGAGGTAATGATTTACaaatatttcagtttttttttttttgtataaattgttaaaatttttttcagttttgatttttTATAATGAGTTTTTCGTGGTATTTTTTTTCAGGTTTTGCATTGTATACCAGCGGTTTTAGAGGTATTtcacattttctttgtaattttttggttttatttatattttttgcataaatatatttagggttttatttataatttgtttaatattgttaatatattgttatttgttatattatatatataatttctgattatgtaattaaaataggtaaaaataataatttgtgatgaaaattagttaaaaatttagtgatatccaatttagaggaaataatatattgtgtagtatttttgtaaaatacatatatagttttaagatttagttagtttaatcctatgataaataattaatttattagtatgaaaatttattaatttaataatttattttttaggtatataatttgacttttagttataaatatatgtttatatgaaaatttaatatttgattgtttgttttttagattgagttaaataattttagttttagattattagatttggttaataaattttgattattagagtgagttttgtttatttaatttgaattttgttgttgttgttaatttttttattcttagtgttgatgaatattgatgctttgtttttgttgttaatttttagtagaattatgatattttaaatagaaaattgaataattaataaaatttagagtaataattataaattatatagtcatttacaatgtatttgtattgctttgtgtatgttctgcgactggatatttttttatgtattatttgcaggtttttaaattttgagatatataaaaatatagctgttatgctgcccaagttttttttagtattaaaaatactcaataaaatttataatttaagaaatagtgaattgataagttgtataatatatttttaatcatgattaaatcaaattagcaataacattatgcaaccaaattttaataaaaataaacattaatcctgaaattttatttaaataagtaataaatcttaaagtaattctaacgatttattcattttatatatatatatatttatgaaattgtataatgatattttgtaatttttgtttgaaggttgggtattcggtttttgttggactaaagagattgctagcaagatattgaaggcattggtaagttttttttaatttttctgtatttttttaatttttttttcaatttttgaataatttatgtttttttatataaataatataatattaattttaataaaaatatgaaattattatattagatagaatgtatttatttttaggttttcaaaatatGTATTGGTAAAAATGAATTTAGGAATtggaaaattgttatatgattgattagtatttttttttaaataaattctatgttgttttggtgaattttatgtgtattaaacatattagtaaacatatttaatatttttttagaattgtaaaatttagagatattgtgaatattagtagaagtactcaataaaatttctaatttaataaatagtgaattgataagtaaaataatatattttaaaattaagattaaaaaaattaacattaacattatgcaactaaattttaataaaaataaacattaattaaataatttaagtaataattaaatcctaaagtagttaaataaatgttaaacaaatcttagaaattttgtttaaattaatcaaactattcaataaagcataagtaaaatatgtaatttaataaatactaaattaatatgtaaaaaaataatatgtgttagttctgattaaataaaattaacaaatatattattagaaaaccattattaaaattaaaattaaaaaaattaaatttaatatttgttagttttaatcattattaaaattaaaattaaaaaaatatgtttttaatattatttgttagttgtttttaatttttctgtattttttttaatattttttttcaatttttgaataatttatttattttatataaataatatattttaaaattaagattaaaaaaaattaacattaacattatgcaactaaattttaataaaaataaaaattaatcctaaagtagttaaataaattttaaacaaattttagaaattttgtttaaattaatcaaactattcaataaagcataagtaaaatatgtaatttaataaatactaaattaatatgtcaaatttaaataagtttaataatatttacactgaaatatattatagttagatatcataaaacaacataattaacttcaaaaagcataagacattaaaaaaacatatttaattatatttgcttttttctttggtaataagaaattattaccaaagatataatagtgttattatcacaaagtgataatattatatttttttagtgttcatcacaagaagccttagacccgtttagagagggtgagtcattgaagactcttacgtttgcctctctctgaattaggacacacacaaattgattgtaagtttgatgattagtgttccgtgcagtgctacattcatacaatgtcgatcgacaagagttggattaatttgacagatcgattatccgatgagtatgaggctggtgtgatggattttctccagagagcccggcagtgcgttgactcaaggggattggtgaaatgtccgtgtaggaggtgtgtcaacgttgaatttcagacgattgatgtattagaaaatcatctttttgtaaatggttttctacggaaatataccaattggcattggcatggagaggatgaaataataccaatgagagcTCGGATAGATCAAAATGTAAATGTTATgcacgacactagttcctctaatttccaattattcgttgatcttggaccgttgccacaaatcagctttgaacgtacgggggctccattacaatttgttgagatagataatgttgcaattgaggaggagatggaggaggaaatggaagaagaagaggaggaggaggaagaggaagtggaggaggaggaggaggaggttgaatatgaagatgatgaagaggaagatgaacacatagaaaccgatgatgatagtgaagattattatagtgataattaagtggtaattttataatatgttgaagtaattatttttaacaataaataattttatattgtcatttttaactgataaatgtaattttaatatcgattaatttgacagatatggctgatgttattgctcaatctcacgggggtgatggtggaggatgcgatcctccacgtggaccggcagatatcccagctgattgtgaacgaggtaatattttacacattgatatactccttaaaatttaacaattaatccatattaattttaaaatattgaatttgcatacaatagcgcctccaagtaaacgtggacgccataagggattgaacacgcgggaaaagagggaacagttggggcgtcctctccctctcgagtgggatgtgcgggggaaaacatataaagagatcggagagtacagctcaaatttctcaagagagctcggattacttgttcgacagtacacagatccggactgtcctcaatggtcaaaagtaccaaatgcctcgaaagaaagaatacttgcacatttggaagtaagtagtttatgtatttttatgttaattctcattttatgttatatatgatatttactaataaatgtttttaaattaggatgatttgtttgatattgggcgtactagatatggagaagggcatgtgcctgggatcttgagaggcattgatacttcgtgtgctaaaaagtattctgactggaagtacgatattaaagagcacttaacgattaatgggccacaaaatcgttatggtggttgcacggatacgcagtggcaaaaagaaattgattttttccgtcgcccagaaattacggtattaatttcttgctaaacttaactatcttaattaaatatattactaacgataactttttgcagaaacgttctgtggtcaacaaagaaaatagaaagaaactgaaagagcttagctatggaggttctcagtcaatcccagccttacgctataaaaaggttagttaattaattattttttagtttatttttcttatttacgtttaattattaattttataaaaatatatgtacgtgacagcgcaatttagagactgggcaacttgagtccatcccggatagctggatggatactcaccataaatcaggcacagggtgggtgacagagacagcaaaaaatacttgggtacgttaagttttttaaaacatttttcaaatttttaattgtttcaaaattttaattacattatacattgtatcacaggaggaattgcgtgcataccgcgacacacagcagacacaagcaactgatactgagagttccacaccagtttcgagtgcgcctgaagatgaagacatatctttggtacaaaatgtcttcggaaaacgacggggccaccagaaaggatatggacgtatccttaacataagggaccgaactccatttgattttcgtccttcacaaactagagatgaagagttgtctgagatgagagagcgtcttcgacagttagaggagcatgtccgaactcattgtatcaccccgggatctcaatctgccccaccaccaccacccgatgatcctgatgttggagcaccgactcagtaggacttatgtatgaattttattacaattgactattacattatcatgtttaagacaagtctttattttaattcaacgaatacactcttatgtttttatttatatctttaatataagtgttttaattttattctattttcttatatttaattcaaaataaataaataaataaataaataacaaatataaaaaaaaattggggacaagtctataccgaggacattgtcctcggtatataccacCAAGATGTCGGTATATACCAGTACGATGAGAAATTGGGGTTTgttgtaccgaggacatttgtcactttctaccgaggacattatcctcggtaaaacgtataccgagaacattttgaatgtcgtcggtagacgttttgttttaccgacgcggctgtaccgacaactttataccgacgacattgtctcggtagaagatataccgaggacatttcagcttataccgaggacatttggacatttgttctcggtataggccctgATTTTTGTAGTGATATATGTGGTGACCATTTCATTTAATAAATATTGTTGTCTATTATTTAATTAACGGCTAAACAATTATGTTGTTGCTGTCAGATTTTATGGTCTTTCTAAATTATTTTTACTTTATCGGTAGGCTTTTGTTGTTTTGTTgtctttttattaatttattcatactATTGTTATTGCTGTATCCAAGTTTGATGtcgttttaattttttttttaaaattgatgTAGTTTTAAGTTGACTGTGGTTTATCAATAATAACTTTTCTCATGGATTGCTGGGCTCTTTGGTATTGTTTtcagttttttgttttcaaagttgtgttctcagaaatgagaataaaaaactgtttttgtagttttcaaaaaacaagatgtgtttggttaatgttttctaaaaataattttttagttttattttttttaaatcttaaataaaaaattaacaaagagaaaaatattttaaaattttgtaataaataatgagatgaaataatttgaaaaaaaatgctgaaaaataagaagtgagaaagtaaggagagaaaatttgaagaaatagaaattaagaagagaaaaattgatccaaaaaaaaattagagaatgtgatgagaaagaaagtgaagagagagaagtgagttgagagaaagtgagagagaggAAATAgcgagagagaaaaaatgatgagagagaaaatgataatatattaagtcatgatgagagagaaaatgatgacataataagtgatacaagagaaaataagaagataaaaaattatgaaagagaaaatgaaaagatagaaattgataagagagaaaataactagagagaaagtgatgagagagaaaataaggagagaggaagtgatgtgagagaaagcgaggagagagaaactaatgagtgagaaaatgatgtgacaataaatgatgttagataataataattaaaaaagtgatgtgagaaaaaaaaaagataaacaaaaaaaatttgaaaacaacaaaaaacaactttgtgttgttctcaaaattttctgttttttataactttgtttttaaaaattattttctgaaaacaaCGACAAACACCCCTAACTcattttcaaaaaacagtttttaacttttaaaaataaaaaactgttttttagtTAGAGGTCAAAACACTCTCACATTTTTAGATAtagtttattatatttatatcttGTCGTTTTTATTCACTTTGGTCATTTTTCAGGAAACAGTGATATAATGTTATTGCTTTTTTTTATGAATGGTTGCTTGTTGCTTTTTATTGTTTACATTTACATCGTTTTGTTCTAATTATTTCTTTGTTGAATGTCGATTCACTACATTATTGTTGTCGTTTCCAGTTATTATCTCTTTTTCAAGTATATAATTTTACGACACTTGTTATTTTTGACATTATATACATTGTTATAAGGGTCGAAATATAATTAGTAAGTTATAGTTGGGGTAATCATAACGAAAATGTTAATCAACTATGATTTTATTAAAAGCGAGTAAACATACATTTCCAATCAATTGGAGCAAAACACACACGGGCTAGCATACTATTTATTATTGCATTGAACaaaaaaaagaagtaaaaatAAGATGGTGGAAAACAAAACATATtatgatttattcattcatgtaTTCCGATCTTCTCCGCAATCCGGCCGTCTCATTTAGTTATCGTTGTCATACCAAAACTGCTTTTGGAGTTTGTCAATCACATTCTTATCAACTTGGAAAGCTTTGGCAAGGACATCAGGGTTAATGGCCGGATTTGATCCAAATACCGAGTTTGCAATGGTGATGGTCCCTGCATTTTGGCTACTGAGACCAGCCAAGGCAACTGCTGGAGCGTGTTCTGGATTAAACTGGAAGTGAATCATGCCTAATGGGAACACAAACACATCTCCCTCTTTCAAAACCTTGGTAAATAGACGGTTTCCATCTTGGTTCGACGACACAAAGCCCACGTAGAGAGTTCCCTGGACAACAACTAGGATTTCAGAGCCACGAGGATGAGTGTGAGGTGGGTTCTGGCCATAGGGTGCATAGTCAATGCGAACCAATGTTATTCCAAGAGTGTTGAGTCCTCGGATCTTGTCCACATTCAATTGTGTCACATTAGATCCAACTGGGTTGTGTGTGTCTCTTGGAACATTAAGTCCAGGGAAGAAGAAATCCTCAGCCTTGGCAAGCATGGGATTCTTGCAAAATTTCCCATTCACAAACACTGctcaaaaagaaaaatatttgttAGAATCAAGTCACTTACTTATGATATAGAAAAATGCAATAGAAAGTTTATAATGAAATAAGAAATGTGTACGCACAAGCTTTGTGGGGGTCATCTACTGCAACACAAAAATCTTGGAGAGGGCTTGGGTCAGAGGCAGAGGCTATGGAGCTGGCCAAAGCCAAGACAGCAAGTGTAAGAAGGAAATGAACACCTTTCATGTTTTTTCACTATTTGAATCACTATTTGAAATTTGCTATGTTTTTTCTTTTGAGTGAGAGGGATGATTTTTCTTGCACCAGCAACACATCTATTTATAGATAGAAGTATCTGATGAACTAGTATATCATACAACTACAAGTGGATAGAAGGTTCATCATTTAAAAAAGTAAATATATAGAAGACTTGGTAAATTTTGATACAATATATGACTACTATGTAGTTGTTAATATAATATACTAAGGATATTGTCCATGATTCAACTACTCTAACAGATGTAATT contains the following coding sequences:
- the LOC133789447 gene encoding germin-like protein subfamily 1 member 14 isoform X1 produces the protein MQKLVLRLTEVSVLALATSIASASDPSPLQDFCVAYFHTNKCCSFPNAVFVNGKVCKDPMLAKAEDFFFSGLNVPRDTNNPVGSNVTQLNVDKIPGLNTLGITLARIDYAPFGQNPPHTHPRGSEIVVVAKGTLYVGFVSSNQDENRLFTKVLNEGDVFVFPMGMIHFQFNPRHIPAIAFAGLSSQNAGTITIANSVFGSDPSINPDVLAKAFQVDKNVIDKLQKQFWYDNNN
- the LOC133789447 gene encoding germin-like protein subfamily 1 member 16 isoform X3, whose translation is MKGVQFLLSLAVLALATSIASASDPSPLQDFCVAVDDLFSGLNVPRDTNNPVGSNVTQLNVDKIPGLNTLGITLARIDYAPFGQNPPHTHPRGSEIVVVAKGTLYVGFVSSNQDENRLFTKVLNEGDVFVFPMGMIHFQFNPRHIPAIAFAGLSSQNAGTITIANSVFGSDPSINPDVLAKAFQVDKNVIDKLQKQFWYDNNN
- the LOC133789447 gene encoding germin-like protein subfamily 1 member 16 isoform X2, encoding MKGVQFLLSLAVLALATSIASASDPSPLQDFCVAVDDPHKALFVNGKVCKDPMLAKAEDFFFSGLNVPRDTNNPVGSNVTQLNVDKIPGLNTLGITLARIDYAPFGQNPPHTHPRGSEIVVVAKGTLYVGFVSSNQDENRLFTKVLNEGDVFVFPMGMIHFQFNPRHIPAIAFAGLSSQNAGTITIANSVFGSDPSINPDVLAKAFQVDKNVIDKLQKQFWYDNNN
- the LOC133789448 gene encoding germin-like protein subfamily 1 member 16, with amino-acid sequence MKGVHFLLTLAVLALASSIASASDPSPLQDFCVAVDDPHKALFVNGKFCKNPMLAKAEDFFFPGLNVPRDTHNPVGSNVTQLNVDKIRGLNTLGITLVRIDYAPYGQNPPHTHPRGSEILVVVQGTLYVGFVSSNQDGNRLFTKVLKEGDVFVFPLGMIHFQFNPEHAPAVALAGLSSQNAGTITIANSVFGSNPAINPDVLAKAFQVDKNVIDKLQKQFWYDNDN